The Nicotiana tabacum cultivar K326 chromosome 1, ASM71507v2, whole genome shotgun sequence genome segment TGCGAATCTAGGCTTAAAACGAACGATATCACTAGGGCTGCGTTGTTACATATGGTATTAGAGTCACTTCGTGTGCAACCTTGAATGATGGCGGGGTAATACTTAGTGACACATTTTAAAGCCGTGCAGACCTAGGTCCAAAGAAGACAATATTACTAGTGGGTTGGCTGATACAATGTTACACCTTAGTCTATATAGCTCGAACTTGATTAGAGTTGAAGTTTTATATATTTAATAGTGTATAAAAAATTAGACGATTACTTAAAAGTAAACAAGAGACAACAATCTGCAATAAACGTACATAAATATATATTAAGCGGGTAGAATTTTTTCACACTGTCAGTAAATataaattaattcaaaatatatctTTGACCTCAACCATGACACTCTTCCAACCCCAAGGCTGCGCGCAAATTGGACTGTTGCGAACTAAAATTCAAAGACAAGAGTGACAAATAATAACTTTGTTTGCCTCCCTATGGTTGTGCATATGATAAATGACACGAATAGATTTGGTTTCTTGGATATCAAATGCAAAAAACCAAAGAAGGGACAGTGCAGAAACTAACACATAACTCTCCATCATTAAATAAGAGAACCAACCAACATATTCACGGCAGAGAGACCACCACTCCACTTCACTGCTATTCTTtttctactatatatatatttattatatatgcACTTTTTAAATCAAGGCAACAGTTGATTAAAACAACACAATAATATGAGGGACCATATCCATCCACATCATGCCCTTAAACCTCAATCACCATGCATTAATGTAACACGTGACCATACCACTGATATTTCTTGCTAGGGCTTTTGCCTTTCTTAGAATTTCTATTTGTACATATATGGAATATCGTATCATATACGAGTATTTCTTATGTAGGATTCTCCTTCATTtacgaaaaaaacaaaaaagaacaaaCTGAAAACCGACAGACTCACGTATATAAACGAGAAAGCAAAATACATATAAGTATGTTTTTTCATCTACTAAGATACAAATATATAAATCTAGTGTTTAGTGTTGTGAATAGGTGGTTTTCGATGGGGTTGAGCATAGTCCATAACCACCACGTCTTCCACAGGGTCTTTTTCAATGGAGTTCACTGCTTCTTCCTCATGTTGTGCTAATGGTGGAGTTTCTAGAATCAATCGCGATTGTCTCCTCAACATCTGCATACAAATTCGAAATCTAAATTAAACATTTTCTTTGTATAAATATTCGTGCACATTTAACTGAAGAGTTTGAACTCCTATAACTTTGATACTATCAACTCACTTAAAAGATAATTATAGATAACCGTCTACAAAAAGTAAtaactttaaaaaaaagaagcaatTTACAGATAAAATATACTTATTGTAAAAAACGTTTACACTACTATGTAGTATATAAGTGAAATACTTAAAATAAAAGATGGTCTGTTTACAAAGCATAGAAATTGGATACTTATTGTTCTCGACTTTGTGCATGTCAATATACAATATTGAAAGATGAGATTGTTAATAGCTAAATAGATCAATATGCGATACAACAAGTAAAATCAGCTGAATTTTAAATAGTTTTATTCTTCCTAATGATTAAGTAATTCTTGGGTTACAAGAAAATTTTACTCTTTCTCATAGTATTTGAGTTTAACACTTGATTCCTTCAAGGAATACTCTGTCATACTATAAAATATTTTCAGTGGCATAAACACCAATTATATCGCGTGTGtacatatatatagagagagaattAGAGCTTTACCTTTACTTGAGCTCCTTCTTGAACTGTAATGACCTTGTTTCCTGTTATAATTCACACCACATATTTCGTCATTTATAAAATTTTAAGGGTTAAAACTTAAAAGTAGGAAAATAAAGATTCATGATCACTTCGAAACGGAAGCAATGagttcttttctctcttttccttctcTACGTCTCTATTTATaactttttgaaaatatttaacaTGGAAAAGTGTGAAATTGAGTTCTAAAATATCCAAGCAAGGATGGTTTAGTTGAGTTACAAAGGAAGAACTATAATGCTACATATTTTAAAATGTGTGGATGTTTTTGCATATAAAGAAGAAACTCAAATGGAACACTAGAAACAATGAAAATTGATAGATTTCAACAAGAATGGAAATATTTAACGTGGTGCAAATTAATGAACTAGGTAATCTTATCCAATACCTTTAGTTTCTTCTCCATTTGATCTCTTTTTCCACATAAGTTTTGCATCATCTCGACTTCCACTTCCATTATTTTCAAACGTGATTTTTCCTTCTGTTTTAAATGTGTCCCTTGTCAAAAATGTTACGTCCTGCAAACAAAAAGTAAATTATAGTCGGATCAATTTTATTAACTTACCTAATCTCCACATCAAAAGAAAGAGATAGTAATATATATAAGCttcaaacaagaaaataaaaaaaagaaatatttgtAAAGCAAACCTGTATTCTGTTTTCTTCATCAGTAGTTGTTGCGAGTGGTCTAGCACTGCATGCATGGAGAGAAAGACAAACCAAAAGATAAACAAGAAACTTAGACATATTGACAATTTGATAAACAAGAAACTTAGACATATTgacaattttttttccttttttatcgtTCTTTATTATGAATAGGCTATTTATCAGATTTCAGAGAGAATAGATGTAACTTTGTAGCTAGGGTTGTGGGATTATCAATGAATCATACTGGGGATATATGTAGTGTGGAAAAGGGCAATGAAATGCATTAAATGCAGGTTTTGTAGGGAGGTGAACGTAGTTGTGTCAAGAGAACATGCAGGTGATCCCTTCAcaacaattttgaagatattGGCGGCCTCCCCATGTCCCCTCCTCCTTTTAATTTCTCAATCAGCAAAGGGCCCATGGATTTATTAGACTCCTAAGAATGTGTCGTGAAATATATAATTGAAGTGTGCGCAAGCTGATATTGATATTATCGTTTGTCGGATTGTTTCAATATGATCATATGATTTTGGGTAATTCTCTCCGCATGAGCTACTATTAGTTGAGTTAAGTCTAATGTCCATTTTCAAATTAACATGTTCATTTTTTCATATGCtatcatggtcaaacttatgCTTTTTATTGTGTTTCTCGGTGTTGGACACAATGTTGTGTTATTAAGGGGCGGAGCCACACTGCTAGTTACGTGTTCGGCTGTGCtaaaaattttatttaatatgtACAAATAATATATCAAAACCCGTTAACTAAAAATTTTAGCTCCGTTTTGGAGTCCAATTAACCTTAGACATTTAGGAGGGGGAGGCGAGAGTTATATGATCCTACATTATGCTTGAGAGACTGTGTTATTGCCTCCTTAAATAGTTTTGGGTAATTCTCATTCCATAGCAATGCTAGGTTTTTAGGTTGAATTAAAACCacaatcaaataaataaataaataaataataataataataataataataataataataataataataataataataataataataataataataataataataataataataataatacagaaATAAAGTGCCTAAGAATTTTGTGAAAAGATACATAGGTAAGCAAAAACCATAAGAGCTCCTTTGGGTTAAGTTCTTCCAGTCAGTTGCTTAACATCGCACTCTCCTGCCGACAGTGGAAAATCGAATTAAAGTTGGAAAGAATTTTCCTTTAAATTGCTTACGGGCTACTTTTCGACTAAATATCAACTCCTTTGGATACATGTTTTAAAGGGATAACGAGGGATCTGGCAAATTTTAAAACACATGTCAAACACAAAGGTAATTAATGTAGTCAAAATCTGACTTATGATCTCACATGTTAGTAAAGACCTATGCTGTTGTTGACGTGATTGGACTCCTTTATAACAACCCTATCTCCATATAAGATGAAGCATTTAATAGTTTGCATAATTACATTGATCAATGATCATAATTCATAACATAACTCGTACAATAAATGTAAGAATAATAGAATTCTAGGACCTGCCCCATGTGTTTCTGCAGGTTTCCTATCCTTCATATCTTTGAGTTAGATTCTCAGCATGGCTATCGTAAATGGCACTCCTTAATTTTCCCTTATTTTGTAAGTGGTAATTACTTTTGCTATGGTGTATCCTAAAATTAATTTGCACAAATTTTGTTATCTTGCTAACGAAGGTGAGTCTAGGAGGAGCAACGATAAAATTATCTCCGTATGATCCAGGGGTTCGAGTCGAGCCGTGTGGAATCGATCCGTTGTTGGCGCTTGTGTTAGGTAGACCGCATACATCATATATACCCCTTGAAGTGCGGTCCTTCTTTAGGCCTTGCGTGAACGCAGATTGTTTCGTGCACCAAATTATCCCTTTTTGTCATCTTGCTAACCTTGTCCTATATAGCCCTTTTAAGGTTGGAAAAACTGGTTCACTTGCACATGCATTTGTTCCTTGCTGCTCAAGTTACTGTTCACACTTGGGATTGATggtgtccatctcattcaaaaggtttggtagccaaccttattgaattggtattgatttggtagtcaaccttgttgaattggtttggtttggtagccaattttgttgAAATTCTGAAAAGTATGTGcaaaattgtcaaatattgtaggctttagagagtgaggttttggctataaaaggagagcttcaactctcatttcatcacaccaaaaaaaaaaagagcaaggtattccatagactataagaaaatagtctgtgaagaaaaatagagtgtgagagataCTGTAGTGAAGTGAAAGAGCAAAAGAGtattttttcttttgagggtgtagtggtcttaggagtattcgtactcgttactacacagtgtaaaatcctcgctatagtgatatcagttattcttcttggccgtggttttttccttatttagaagggtttccacgtaaaatatTGGTATCATTATTGCTGCATTGTACTCTTGCTGATATAACCATAACTAGTGTTTCgcgtttatcactaataccgtgaatattatttctacGGGGTTTTTTCTCAACAAGTGAtatcagagccaaggttctgtctgagtatgctttgtggttgcagcacagtctgaacttccacatcagaaaagaattactttggtctcctaataaatagtatttgtatttgtgataaaCGATGGAAGCCAACAATAGTAGAATGGTTACTTTAAATGGCACAAATTATGCCATTTGGAAGGGCAAAATAGAAGTTTTGCTCTATATGAAGAATTTTCATCAACCTGTATTTACCACTATAAAGCCTGATAATAAATCAGATGAAGAGTGGAATTTGTTACATAGGCAGGTTTGCGGCTTTATTAGACAGCGGGTTGACGATAATGTTTTGAACCATATTTTTGGGGAGACACATGCTCGGACCCTATGGGAGCACCTTGAAAGTCTGTATGCTCGGAAAACTGGAAACAACAAGATGTTTCTAATAAAGCAGATGTTGGGTTTAAAATACCATAATGGTTCCGCGATGACAGATCATCTGAATAATTTTCAGGGGATCATGAACCAGTTATCTGCTATGGGCATtaaatttgatgaagaaattcaAGGTCTGTTTCTACTTGGTTCCCTACCAGATTCTTGGGAAATTCTTAGAACTTCATAATTCTGCTCCGGATGGTGTGATCTCTATGGATCTTGCCAAGAGCAGCCTTTTAAATGAAGAGATGAGAAGAAAATCTTAGGGTTCCTCCTCATCAGATGTCTTAGTGACTGACTCTAGGGGGAGAAACAAGAATAAGAGTTCTCAAAATAGATAACATAATAGAAGCAAATCCAGAAGCAGACTTAAAGATATTGAGTGCTATCATTGTGGGAAGAAAGGGCACACAAAAAAGTTCTGCCGAATTTTGAAAAAGGAGAATAGAGACAAGGAAGAACAAAAAGAATATGGTAATCCTGTGGCCACCGTCACTACAGAAGATCTTGTTACTGTCCTTGATGCAGATCTGATAAATATTGCTTGTGATGAGTCAAGCTGGGTTGTGGACAGCGGTGCCGCATCTCATATGACATCAAGGAAGGACTTTTTCTCATCCTATACTCAGGGTGACTTTGGAACTTTGAGTATGGGTAATGAGACTGTATCTAGGATGGCTGGTGTTGGAACGATTTGTTTGGAAACTAGTATTGGaactaaactagttttaaacaatgtaaaacatgCACCTGATGTTCGTTTGCACTTGATCTCTATTGGTGTTTTGGATGATGAGGGATATATCATTACCAATGGTGTTGGAAAGTGGAAGCTCACTAAAGGTTCCATGATTGTGGCTTGTGGGAAAAAACGTTGTGGTCTATATTGGACTACGACCTCTATCTGTGTTGATATGTTGAATGCCATTGAGAGCAATAACTCTTCAACGTTATGGCATAAGAGGCTTAGCCACATTAGCGAGAAAGGACTAAATGTTCTAGCCAAGAAGAAATTGTTGTCAAGTTTTGAAagtgcaaaattagaaaaatatgaGCACTGCTTGGctggaaaacaaaaaagagtttctTTCCCGTCTCATCCTCCTTCAAGAAAGACAGAGTTGCTTGAGTTGGTGCATTAAGATTTATGTGGTCAAATGAAGACAAGGACTTTGGGTGGTGCACTTTATTTTGCTACATTTATTGATGATTGCTCAAGGAAACTTTGGGTCTACATCTTGAAGACCAAAGACCAAGTGTTGGGTATCTTTAAGCAGTTTCATGCTTCAGTTGAAAGAAACTGGAAAGAAGCTGAAGTGTATTCGTACTGATAacggtggtgaatattgtggacTATTTGACGAATACTGCAAGAAACAGGGTATCACACACC includes the following:
- the LOC107832526 gene encoding uncharacterized protein LOC107832526, which encodes MSKFLVYQIVNMSKFLVYLLVCLSLHACSARPLATTTDEENRIQDVTFLTRDTFKTEGKITFENNGSGSRDDAKLMWKKRSNGEETKGNKVITVQEGAQVKMLRRQSRLILETPPLAQHEEEAVNSIEKDPVEDVVVMDYAQPHRKPPIHNTKH